Proteins encoded within one genomic window of Bactrocera dorsalis isolate Fly_Bdor unplaced genomic scaffold, ASM2337382v1 BdCtg012, whole genome shotgun sequence:
- the LOC105228148 gene encoding uncharacterized protein LOC105228148 translates to MGWFSFSILLAFLELVISFAALIAKKITDSQGEQVFKRNQKLSTEWSLLNNLNWSQAGNDFSIIVYGGYTFIAGVFLLSRIKANKFEMCEKTLLYCGTIFFVTQACLVFGTLEYIPDDIQINALVLGTLSVMGSLLFFIDICYNSSLKYVVSRAVQTETYCSLSNQLSSIQHKPPSSSHDLGRESAQKYFSGNEFYIKPLSINLKKCQTNNGIQNKNLKRVLQTDV, encoded by the exons ATGGGTTGGTTTTCGTTTTCAATATTGCTTGCATTTTTAGAATTA GTAATATCTTTCGCTGCTTtaatcgcaaaaaaaataacagacaGCCAAGGTGAGCAAGTTtttaaaagaaaccaaaaattatCAACTGAATGGAGCTTACTTAATAACTTAAATTGGTCTCAGGCTGGAAACGACTTCAGCATTATAGTTTATGGTGGATACACTTTTATAGCTGGGGTTTTTTTGTTGTCAAG aataaaagcaaataaatttgaaatgtgtGAGAAAACATTGTTGTACTGCGGGACAATATTTTTCGTGACTCAAG ctTGTTTAGTGTTTGGAACTTTGGAGTACATACCAGATGATATTCAAATAAATGCGCTAGTCCTGGGAACATTATCAGTTATGGGATCCTTATTATTCTTTATTGACATTTGCTACAACTCGTCTTTAAAATATGTTGTATCAAGGGCGGTACAAACTGAGACATACTGTTCGCTTTCAAATCAGTTGTCAAGTATCCAACACAAGCCACCATCATCTTCCCATGACTTAGGTCGAGAAAGCGCTCAAAAATACTTTTCTGGAAACGAATTCTATATTAAACCActgtcaataaatttaaaaaaatgtcaaacaaataacggcatacaaaataaaaatttaaaacgtgTTTTGCAAACTGATGTGtaa
- the LOC105228145 gene encoding calcium-transporting ATPase sarcoplasmic/endoplasmic reticulum type isoform X2, whose translation MEDGHAKTVEQALNFFGTDSERGLTLEQVKANQKKYGPNELPTEEGKTIWQLVLEQFDDLLVKILLLAAIISFVLALFEEHEDTFTAFVEPLVILLILIANAVVGVWQERNAESAIEALKEYEPEMGKVVRQDKSGIQKIRAKEIVPGDIVEVSVGDKIPADIRLTHIYSTTLRIDQSILTGESVSVIKHTDPIPDPRAVNQDKKNILFSGTNVAAGKARGVVIGTGLNTAIGKIRTEMSETEEIKTPLQQKLDEFGEQLSKVISIICVAVWAINIGHFNDPAHGGSWIKGAIYYFKIAVALAVAAIPEGLPAVITTCLALGTRRMAKKNAIVRSLPSVETLGCTSVICSDKTGTLTTNQMSVSRMFIFEKVEGSDSSFLEFELTGSTYEPLGELFLGGQRVKASEYEALQELATICIMCNDSAIDYNEFKQCFEKVGEATETALIVLAEKLNPFSVNKTGLDRRSAAIVVRQEIETKWKKEFTLEFSRDRKSMSSYCTPLKASRLGTGPKLFVKGAPEGVLERCTHARVGTSKVPLTSTLKSKILALTGQYGTGRDTLRCLALAVADSPMRPDEMDLGDSTKFYQYEINLTFVGVVGMLDPPRKEVFDSIVRCRAAGIRVIVITGDNKATAEAICRRIGVFGEDEDTANKSYSGREFDDLSPAEQKAACGRARLFSRVEPQHKSKIVEYLQSMNEISAMTGDGVNDAPALKKAEIGIAMGSGTAVAKSAAEMVLADDNFSSIVSAVEEGRAIYNNMKQFIRYLISSNIGEVVSIFLTAALGLPEALIPVQLLWVNLVTDGLPATALGFNPPDLDIMEKPPRKADEGLISGWLFFRYMAIGGYVGAATVGAAAWWFIFAETGPHLTYWQLTHHLSCTGTGDDFKGVDCKIFSDPHAMTMALSVLVTIEMLNAMNSLSENQSLITMPPWCNMWLIGSMALSFTLHFVILYVEVLSTVFQVTPLSGEEWLTVMKFSIPVVLLDETLKFVARKITDVPDVIIDKW comes from the exons ATGGAAGACGGCCACGCTAAAACCGTCGAACAAGCCTTAAACTTTTTTGGCACAGACTCTGAACGCGGACTTACATTGGAACAAGTTAAagccaatcaaaaaaaatatggtCCAAAtg AGCTGCCTACGGAGGAAG gaaaAACTATTTGGCAACTTGTTTTAGAACAATTTGACGATCTTCTAGTGAAAATTCTGTTATTGGCCGctattatttctttt gtCTTAGCTTTATTTGAAGAGCACGAGGATACATTCACAGCATTTGTAGAACCTTTagttattcttttaattttgatagCAAATGCCGTCGTGGGTGTATGGCAAGAACGAAATGCTGAGTCTGCAATCGAGGCCCTCAAAGAAtatgagccagaaatgggtaaAGTAGTTCGTCAAGATAAATCTGGAATTCAGAAAATTAGAGCGAAGGAAATTGTTCCTGGAGATATAGTTGAAGTGTCCGTTGGAGATAAAATTCCTGCTGATATTCGACTAACACATATCTACTCCACTACTTTACGAATCGATCAATCAATTTTGACTGGTGAATCGGTGTCTGTTATAAAACACACAGATCCTATTCCTGATCCACGCGCCGTTAACCAGGATAAaaagaatatattattttcgGGTACAAATGTGGCAGCTGGTAAAGCTCGAGGCGTGGTCATTGGTACGGGTTTGAATACAGCGATTGGCAAAATTCGCACAGAAATGTCAGAGACCGAGGAAATTAAAACtccattacaacaaaaattggaCGAATTTGGCGAGCAGCTGTCAAAAGTGATTTCTATTATTTGTGTTGCTGTATGGGCAATAAATATTGGTCATTTCAATGATCCCGCTCATGGCGGTTCGTGGATAAAAGGTGCTATATACTACTTCAAGATTGCTGTAGCATTAGCTGTTGCTGCTATTCCAGAGGGTTTACCAGCTGTAATTACAACTTGTTTGGCGTTGGGAACCCGCCGCATGGCGAAAAAAAATGCTATTGTTCGATCATTACCATCTGTAGAAACATTAGGTTGTACATCGGTGATTTGCTCAGATAAGACTGGCACATTAACTACAAACCAAATGTCGGTATCAAGAatgtttattttcgaaaaggttGAAGGTAGCGATAGTAGTTTCCTCGAGTTTGAACTGACTGGATCAACATACGAACCTTTGGGTGAGCTCTTCTTGGGAGGCCAACGGGTAAAAGCTTCAGAATATGAAGCCCTTCAGGAGTTAGCTACTATTTGTATTATGTGTAATGATTCCGCAATCGATTACAATGAGTTTAAACAATGTTTCGAGAAGGTTGGTGAAGCCACAGAAACGGCTTTAATTGTACTTGCTGAAAAATTGAATCCGTTCAGTGTTAATAAGACTGGCCTCGATCGCCGTTCCGCCGCTATTGTTGTGCGTCAAGAAATCGAAACGAAGTGGAAAAAGGAATTCACTCTTGAGTTCTCACGTGACCGTAAATCAATGTCTTCATACTGTACACCACTAAAAGCATCCCGATTGGGAACTGGTCCAAAATTATTCGTAAAAGGTGCGCCCGAAGGTGTTTTGGAACGCTGTACACATGCACGTGTTGGAACAAGCAAGGTGCCACTGACTTCAACTCTTAAGAGCAAAATTTTGGCTTTGACTGGACAATATGGTACTGGACGAGATACTTTGCGTTGTCTTGCTTTAGCTGTAGCGGATAGTCCTATGCGGCCAGATGAAATGGATTTGGGAGATTCCACCAAATTCTATCAATATGAAATAAACTTAACATTTGTTGGTGTCGTAGGCATGTTGGATCCTCCACGTAAAGAAGTTTTCGATTCTATTGTACGTTGCCGAGCAGCAGGCATCCGAGTAATTGTAATAACTGGTGATAACAAGGCAACCGCTGAAGCAATTTGCCGCCGCATCGGTGTTTTCGGTGAAGACGAAGACACTGCTAATAAATCATATTCCGGTCGTGAATTTGATGATCTTTCACCCGCTGAGCAAAAAGCGGCTTGTGGCCGAGCCCGGCTCTTTTCTCGCGTAGAGCCACAACACAAgtcaaaaattgttgaatatcTACAAAGCATGAATGAAATTTCTGCTATGACTGGTGATGGTGTCAATGATGCCCCTGCTCTTAAGAAAGCTGAAATTGGTATTGCAATGGGTTCAGGTACTGCTGTAGCTAAATCGGCCGCCGAGATGGTGTTGGCTGATGATAACTTCTCATCCATTGTATCTGCTGTTGAAGAAGGTCGTGCTATTTATAATAACATGAAGCAATTTATTCGTTAccttatttcttcaaatattggcGAGGTTGTTTCTATCTTCTTAACCGCGGCTTTAGGATTACCCGAAGCTTTAATACCTGTACAACTATTATGGGTTAATttg gTAACAGATGGTCTTCCAGCAACTGCTCTCGGATTCAATCCCCCTGACTTGGATATTATGGAGAAACCTCCACGCAAAGCCGACGAAGGTCTTATTTCTGGATGGTTGTTCTTCCg ATACATGGCTATTGGTGGTTATGTTGGTGCTGCCACAGTTGGTGCTGCAGCTTGGTGGTTCATCTTTGCTGAGACAGGCCCTCACTTAACCTACTGGCAACTGACACATCATTTGTCTTGTACTGGTACAGGAGATGACTTTAAAGGAGTAGACTGTAAGATATTCAGTGATCCTCATGCAATGACCATGGCTTTATCCGTGCTTGTTACAATTGAAATGTTGAACGCTATGAACAG CCTTTCAGAAAATCAGTCCCTTATTACTATGCCCCCATGGTGCAATATGTGGCTAATTGGTTCAATGGCTCTTTCCTTTACACTTCATTTTGTAATCCTTTATGTGGAAGTCCTTTCT ACCGTTTTCCAAGTGACCCCATTGTCAGGGGAAGAGTGGCTAACTgtgatgaaattttcaattccTGTAGTTTTATTAGATGAAACGCTGAAATTCGTTGCTAGAAAGATTACTGACG ttcCTGACGTCATTATCGATAAATGGTAA
- the LOC105228145 gene encoding calcium-transporting ATPase sarcoplasmic/endoplasmic reticulum type isoform X1 encodes MEDGHAKTVEQALNFFGTDSERGLTLEQVKANQKKYGPNELPTEEGKTIWQLVLEQFDDLLVKILLLAAIISFVLALFEEHEDTFTAFVEPLVILLILIANAVVGVWQERNAESAIEALKEYEPEMGKVVRQDKSGIQKIRAKEIVPGDIVEVSVGDKIPADIRLTHIYSTTLRIDQSILTGESVSVIKHTDPIPDPRAVNQDKKNILFSGTNVAAGKARGVVIGTGLNTAIGKIRTEMSETEEIKTPLQQKLDEFGEQLSKVISIICVAVWAINIGHFNDPAHGGSWIKGAIYYFKIAVALAVAAIPEGLPAVITTCLALGTRRMAKKNAIVRSLPSVETLGCTSVICSDKTGTLTTNQMSVSRMFIFEKVEGSDSSFLEFELTGSTYEPLGELFLGGQRVKASEYEALQELATICIMCNDSAIDYNEFKQCFEKVGEATETALIVLAEKLNPFSVNKTGLDRRSAAIVVRQEIETKWKKEFTLEFSRDRKSMSSYCTPLKASRLGTGPKLFVKGAPEGVLERCTHARVGTSKVPLTSTLKSKILALTGQYGTGRDTLRCLALAVADSPMRPDEMDLGDSTKFYQYEINLTFVGVVGMLDPPRKEVFDSIVRCRAAGIRVIVITGDNKATAEAICRRIGVFGEDEDTANKSYSGREFDDLSPAEQKAACGRARLFSRVEPQHKSKIVEYLQSMNEISAMTGDGVNDAPALKKAEIGIAMGSGTAVAKSAAEMVLADDNFSSIVSAVEEGRAIYNNMKQFIRYLISSNIGEVVSIFLTAALGLPEALIPVQLLWVNLVTDGLPATALGFNPPDLDIMEKPPRKADEGLISGWLFFRYMAIGGYVGAATVGAAAWWFIFAETGPHLTYWQLTHHLSCTGTGDDFKGVDCKIFSDPHAMTMALSVLVTIEMLNAMNSLSENQSLITMPPWCNMWLIGSMALSFTLHFVILYVEVLSTVFQVTPLSGEEWLTVMKFSIPVVLLDETLKFVARKITDGESPILKMHGIVLMWAVFFGLLYAMTL; translated from the exons ATGGAAGACGGCCACGCTAAAACCGTCGAACAAGCCTTAAACTTTTTTGGCACAGACTCTGAACGCGGACTTACATTGGAACAAGTTAAagccaatcaaaaaaaatatggtCCAAAtg AGCTGCCTACGGAGGAAG gaaaAACTATTTGGCAACTTGTTTTAGAACAATTTGACGATCTTCTAGTGAAAATTCTGTTATTGGCCGctattatttctttt gtCTTAGCTTTATTTGAAGAGCACGAGGATACATTCACAGCATTTGTAGAACCTTTagttattcttttaattttgatagCAAATGCCGTCGTGGGTGTATGGCAAGAACGAAATGCTGAGTCTGCAATCGAGGCCCTCAAAGAAtatgagccagaaatgggtaaAGTAGTTCGTCAAGATAAATCTGGAATTCAGAAAATTAGAGCGAAGGAAATTGTTCCTGGAGATATAGTTGAAGTGTCCGTTGGAGATAAAATTCCTGCTGATATTCGACTAACACATATCTACTCCACTACTTTACGAATCGATCAATCAATTTTGACTGGTGAATCGGTGTCTGTTATAAAACACACAGATCCTATTCCTGATCCACGCGCCGTTAACCAGGATAAaaagaatatattattttcgGGTACAAATGTGGCAGCTGGTAAAGCTCGAGGCGTGGTCATTGGTACGGGTTTGAATACAGCGATTGGCAAAATTCGCACAGAAATGTCAGAGACCGAGGAAATTAAAACtccattacaacaaaaattggaCGAATTTGGCGAGCAGCTGTCAAAAGTGATTTCTATTATTTGTGTTGCTGTATGGGCAATAAATATTGGTCATTTCAATGATCCCGCTCATGGCGGTTCGTGGATAAAAGGTGCTATATACTACTTCAAGATTGCTGTAGCATTAGCTGTTGCTGCTATTCCAGAGGGTTTACCAGCTGTAATTACAACTTGTTTGGCGTTGGGAACCCGCCGCATGGCGAAAAAAAATGCTATTGTTCGATCATTACCATCTGTAGAAACATTAGGTTGTACATCGGTGATTTGCTCAGATAAGACTGGCACATTAACTACAAACCAAATGTCGGTATCAAGAatgtttattttcgaaaaggttGAAGGTAGCGATAGTAGTTTCCTCGAGTTTGAACTGACTGGATCAACATACGAACCTTTGGGTGAGCTCTTCTTGGGAGGCCAACGGGTAAAAGCTTCAGAATATGAAGCCCTTCAGGAGTTAGCTACTATTTGTATTATGTGTAATGATTCCGCAATCGATTACAATGAGTTTAAACAATGTTTCGAGAAGGTTGGTGAAGCCACAGAAACGGCTTTAATTGTACTTGCTGAAAAATTGAATCCGTTCAGTGTTAATAAGACTGGCCTCGATCGCCGTTCCGCCGCTATTGTTGTGCGTCAAGAAATCGAAACGAAGTGGAAAAAGGAATTCACTCTTGAGTTCTCACGTGACCGTAAATCAATGTCTTCATACTGTACACCACTAAAAGCATCCCGATTGGGAACTGGTCCAAAATTATTCGTAAAAGGTGCGCCCGAAGGTGTTTTGGAACGCTGTACACATGCACGTGTTGGAACAAGCAAGGTGCCACTGACTTCAACTCTTAAGAGCAAAATTTTGGCTTTGACTGGACAATATGGTACTGGACGAGATACTTTGCGTTGTCTTGCTTTAGCTGTAGCGGATAGTCCTATGCGGCCAGATGAAATGGATTTGGGAGATTCCACCAAATTCTATCAATATGAAATAAACTTAACATTTGTTGGTGTCGTAGGCATGTTGGATCCTCCACGTAAAGAAGTTTTCGATTCTATTGTACGTTGCCGAGCAGCAGGCATCCGAGTAATTGTAATAACTGGTGATAACAAGGCAACCGCTGAAGCAATTTGCCGCCGCATCGGTGTTTTCGGTGAAGACGAAGACACTGCTAATAAATCATATTCCGGTCGTGAATTTGATGATCTTTCACCCGCTGAGCAAAAAGCGGCTTGTGGCCGAGCCCGGCTCTTTTCTCGCGTAGAGCCACAACACAAgtcaaaaattgttgaatatcTACAAAGCATGAATGAAATTTCTGCTATGACTGGTGATGGTGTCAATGATGCCCCTGCTCTTAAGAAAGCTGAAATTGGTATTGCAATGGGTTCAGGTACTGCTGTAGCTAAATCGGCCGCCGAGATGGTGTTGGCTGATGATAACTTCTCATCCATTGTATCTGCTGTTGAAGAAGGTCGTGCTATTTATAATAACATGAAGCAATTTATTCGTTAccttatttcttcaaatattggcGAGGTTGTTTCTATCTTCTTAACCGCGGCTTTAGGATTACCCGAAGCTTTAATACCTGTACAACTATTATGGGTTAATttg gTAACAGATGGTCTTCCAGCAACTGCTCTCGGATTCAATCCCCCTGACTTGGATATTATGGAGAAACCTCCACGCAAAGCCGACGAAGGTCTTATTTCTGGATGGTTGTTCTTCCg ATACATGGCTATTGGTGGTTATGTTGGTGCTGCCACAGTTGGTGCTGCAGCTTGGTGGTTCATCTTTGCTGAGACAGGCCCTCACTTAACCTACTGGCAACTGACACATCATTTGTCTTGTACTGGTACAGGAGATGACTTTAAAGGAGTAGACTGTAAGATATTCAGTGATCCTCATGCAATGACCATGGCTTTATCCGTGCTTGTTACAATTGAAATGTTGAACGCTATGAACAG CCTTTCAGAAAATCAGTCCCTTATTACTATGCCCCCATGGTGCAATATGTGGCTAATTGGTTCAATGGCTCTTTCCTTTACACTTCATTTTGTAATCCTTTATGTGGAAGTCCTTTCT ACCGTTTTCCAAGTGACCCCATTGTCAGGGGAAGAGTGGCTAACTgtgatgaaattttcaattccTGTAGTTTTATTAGATGAAACGCTGAAATTCGTTGCTAGAAAGATTACTGACGGTGAGAGCCCAATTCTAAAAATGCATGGGATTGTTTTGATGTGGGCCGTTTTCTTTGGCCTCTTGTATGCAATGACGCTTTAA
- the LOC105228145 gene encoding calcium-transporting ATPase sarcoplasmic/endoplasmic reticulum type isoform X3 → MEDGHAKTVEQALNFFGTDSERGLTLEQVKANQKKYGPNELPTEEGKTIWQLVLEQFDDLLVKILLLAAIISFVLALFEEHEDTFTAFVEPLVILLILIANAVVGVWQERNAESAIEALKEYEPEMGKVVRQDKSGIQKIRAKEIVPGDIVEVSVGDKIPADIRLTHIYSTTLRIDQSILTGESVSVIKHTDPIPDPRAVNQDKKNILFSGTNVAAGKARGVVIGTGLNTAIGKIRTEMSETEEIKTPLQQKLDEFGEQLSKVISIICVAVWAINIGHFNDPAHGGSWIKGAIYYFKIAVALAVAAIPEGLPAVITTCLALGTRRMAKKNAIVRSLPSVETLGCTSVICSDKTGTLTTNQMSVSRMFIFEKVEGSDSSFLEFELTGSTYEPLGELFLGGQRVKASEYEALQELATICIMCNDSAIDYNEFKQCFEKVGEATETALIVLAEKLNPFSVNKTGLDRRSAAIVVRQEIETKWKKEFTLEFSRDRKSMSSYCTPLKASRLGTGPKLFVKGAPEGVLERCTHARVGTSKVPLTSTLKSKILALTGQYGTGRDTLRCLALAVADSPMRPDEMDLGDSTKFYQYEINLTFVGVVGMLDPPRKEVFDSIVRCRAAGIRVIVITGDNKATAEAICRRIGVFGEDEDTANKSYSGREFDDLSPAEQKAACGRARLFSRVEPQHKSKIVEYLQSMNEISAMTGDGVNDAPALKKAEIGIAMGSGTAVAKSAAEMVLADDNFSSIVSAVEEGRAIYNNMKQFIRYLISSNIGEVVSIFLTAALGLPEALIPVQLLWVNLVTDGLPATALGFNPPDLDIMEKPPRKADEGLISGWLFFRYMAIGGYVGAATVGAAAWWFIFAETGPHLTYWQLTHHLSCTGTGDDFKGVDCKIFSDPHAMTMALSVLVTIEMLNAMNSLSENQSLITMPPWCNMWLIGSMALSFTLHFVILYVEVLSTVFQVTPLSGEEWLTVMKFSIPVVLLDETLKFVARKITDVNPTFH, encoded by the exons ATGGAAGACGGCCACGCTAAAACCGTCGAACAAGCCTTAAACTTTTTTGGCACAGACTCTGAACGCGGACTTACATTGGAACAAGTTAAagccaatcaaaaaaaatatggtCCAAAtg AGCTGCCTACGGAGGAAG gaaaAACTATTTGGCAACTTGTTTTAGAACAATTTGACGATCTTCTAGTGAAAATTCTGTTATTGGCCGctattatttctttt gtCTTAGCTTTATTTGAAGAGCACGAGGATACATTCACAGCATTTGTAGAACCTTTagttattcttttaattttgatagCAAATGCCGTCGTGGGTGTATGGCAAGAACGAAATGCTGAGTCTGCAATCGAGGCCCTCAAAGAAtatgagccagaaatgggtaaAGTAGTTCGTCAAGATAAATCTGGAATTCAGAAAATTAGAGCGAAGGAAATTGTTCCTGGAGATATAGTTGAAGTGTCCGTTGGAGATAAAATTCCTGCTGATATTCGACTAACACATATCTACTCCACTACTTTACGAATCGATCAATCAATTTTGACTGGTGAATCGGTGTCTGTTATAAAACACACAGATCCTATTCCTGATCCACGCGCCGTTAACCAGGATAAaaagaatatattattttcgGGTACAAATGTGGCAGCTGGTAAAGCTCGAGGCGTGGTCATTGGTACGGGTTTGAATACAGCGATTGGCAAAATTCGCACAGAAATGTCAGAGACCGAGGAAATTAAAACtccattacaacaaaaattggaCGAATTTGGCGAGCAGCTGTCAAAAGTGATTTCTATTATTTGTGTTGCTGTATGGGCAATAAATATTGGTCATTTCAATGATCCCGCTCATGGCGGTTCGTGGATAAAAGGTGCTATATACTACTTCAAGATTGCTGTAGCATTAGCTGTTGCTGCTATTCCAGAGGGTTTACCAGCTGTAATTACAACTTGTTTGGCGTTGGGAACCCGCCGCATGGCGAAAAAAAATGCTATTGTTCGATCATTACCATCTGTAGAAACATTAGGTTGTACATCGGTGATTTGCTCAGATAAGACTGGCACATTAACTACAAACCAAATGTCGGTATCAAGAatgtttattttcgaaaaggttGAAGGTAGCGATAGTAGTTTCCTCGAGTTTGAACTGACTGGATCAACATACGAACCTTTGGGTGAGCTCTTCTTGGGAGGCCAACGGGTAAAAGCTTCAGAATATGAAGCCCTTCAGGAGTTAGCTACTATTTGTATTATGTGTAATGATTCCGCAATCGATTACAATGAGTTTAAACAATGTTTCGAGAAGGTTGGTGAAGCCACAGAAACGGCTTTAATTGTACTTGCTGAAAAATTGAATCCGTTCAGTGTTAATAAGACTGGCCTCGATCGCCGTTCCGCCGCTATTGTTGTGCGTCAAGAAATCGAAACGAAGTGGAAAAAGGAATTCACTCTTGAGTTCTCACGTGACCGTAAATCAATGTCTTCATACTGTACACCACTAAAAGCATCCCGATTGGGAACTGGTCCAAAATTATTCGTAAAAGGTGCGCCCGAAGGTGTTTTGGAACGCTGTACACATGCACGTGTTGGAACAAGCAAGGTGCCACTGACTTCAACTCTTAAGAGCAAAATTTTGGCTTTGACTGGACAATATGGTACTGGACGAGATACTTTGCGTTGTCTTGCTTTAGCTGTAGCGGATAGTCCTATGCGGCCAGATGAAATGGATTTGGGAGATTCCACCAAATTCTATCAATATGAAATAAACTTAACATTTGTTGGTGTCGTAGGCATGTTGGATCCTCCACGTAAAGAAGTTTTCGATTCTATTGTACGTTGCCGAGCAGCAGGCATCCGAGTAATTGTAATAACTGGTGATAACAAGGCAACCGCTGAAGCAATTTGCCGCCGCATCGGTGTTTTCGGTGAAGACGAAGACACTGCTAATAAATCATATTCCGGTCGTGAATTTGATGATCTTTCACCCGCTGAGCAAAAAGCGGCTTGTGGCCGAGCCCGGCTCTTTTCTCGCGTAGAGCCACAACACAAgtcaaaaattgttgaatatcTACAAAGCATGAATGAAATTTCTGCTATGACTGGTGATGGTGTCAATGATGCCCCTGCTCTTAAGAAAGCTGAAATTGGTATTGCAATGGGTTCAGGTACTGCTGTAGCTAAATCGGCCGCCGAGATGGTGTTGGCTGATGATAACTTCTCATCCATTGTATCTGCTGTTGAAGAAGGTCGTGCTATTTATAATAACATGAAGCAATTTATTCGTTAccttatttcttcaaatattggcGAGGTTGTTTCTATCTTCTTAACCGCGGCTTTAGGATTACCCGAAGCTTTAATACCTGTACAACTATTATGGGTTAATttg gTAACAGATGGTCTTCCAGCAACTGCTCTCGGATTCAATCCCCCTGACTTGGATATTATGGAGAAACCTCCACGCAAAGCCGACGAAGGTCTTATTTCTGGATGGTTGTTCTTCCg ATACATGGCTATTGGTGGTTATGTTGGTGCTGCCACAGTTGGTGCTGCAGCTTGGTGGTTCATCTTTGCTGAGACAGGCCCTCACTTAACCTACTGGCAACTGACACATCATTTGTCTTGTACTGGTACAGGAGATGACTTTAAAGGAGTAGACTGTAAGATATTCAGTGATCCTCATGCAATGACCATGGCTTTATCCGTGCTTGTTACAATTGAAATGTTGAACGCTATGAACAG CCTTTCAGAAAATCAGTCCCTTATTACTATGCCCCCATGGTGCAATATGTGGCTAATTGGTTCAATGGCTCTTTCCTTTACACTTCATTTTGTAATCCTTTATGTGGAAGTCCTTTCT ACCGTTTTCCAAGTGACCCCATTGTCAGGGGAAGAGTGGCTAACTgtgatgaaattttcaattccTGTAGTTTTATTAGATGAAACGCTGAAATTCGTTGCTAGAAAGATTACTGACG TCAACCCCACGTTCCACTAA